The following coding sequences are from one Leptolyngbya sp. NIES-3755 window:
- a CDS encoding allophycocyanin, beta subunit (similar to AA sequence:cyanobase_aa:Cyan7425_4995) has protein sequence MQDAITSVINTSDVQGKYLDGSALEKLKGYFQTGELRVRAATTISANAAAIVKEAVAKSLLYSDITRPGGNMYTTRRYAACIRDLDYYLRYSTYAMLAGDPSILDERVLNGLKETYNSLGVPIAATVQSIQAMKEVTAGLVGADAGKEMGVYFDYISSGLS, from the coding sequence ATGCAAGACGCAATTACCTCGGTAATCAACACTTCTGATGTTCAAGGCAAGTACCTTGACGGATCAGCGCTCGAAAAGCTCAAAGGCTATTTCCAAACTGGTGAACTGCGTGTTCGTGCAGCAACCACCATCTCTGCTAACGCAGCAGCGATCGTGAAAGAAGCAGTCGCAAAATCCTTGTTGTACTCGGACATCACCCGTCCCGGTGGCAACATGTACACGACTCGTCGCTATGCTGCTTGCATCCGTGACTTGGACTACTACCTCCGCTATTCCACCTACGCAATGTTGGCGGGAGATCCTTCGATCCTCGATGAGCGCGTTCTCAACGGATTGAAAGAAACCTACAACAGCTTGGGTGTACCCATTGCAGCAACCGTTCAATCGATCCAAGCGATGAAAGAAGTCACCGCTGGTTTGGTGGGTGCTGATGCTGGAAAAGAAATGGGCGTTTACTTCGACTACATCAGCTCTGGTTTGAGCTAA